In the genome of Spirochaetia bacterium, one region contains:
- a CDS encoding RloB family protein: MTKHKHTGIPRARTVCTKEPALGYYVIFTDTEATETCYFRGLRDSLNTDGKREITIKVFDNIKTEKLVNNCLEKISENPQFAVPWIVFDRDKVPAFDAIIADAKVHDIHVGWSNPCFEVWLYGYFGTLNGVEDSVQCCRQFGEKFKKVTHNEYVKSKKTIWAAYSLW, translated from the coding sequence ATGACTAAACACAAGCATACCGGTATTCCTAGGGCTCGTACAGTTTGCACAAAAGAACCTGCGTTGGGTTATTATGTGATATTCACGGATACTGAAGCAACTGAAACTTGTTATTTCCGAGGCTTGAGAGATAGCCTGAATACTGACGGTAAACGGGAAATTACAATCAAGGTATTTGACAATATCAAAACAGAAAAACTGGTAAACAACTGTTTGGAAAAAATCAGTGAGAATCCTCAGTTTGCAGTTCCTTGGATTGTATTTGACCGGGACAAAGTTCCTGCTTTCGATGCTATTATTGCAGATGCGAAAGTTCATGATATTCATGTCGGTTGGTCCAATCCTTGCTTTGAAGTATGGCTGTATGGATATTTTGGTACATTGAATGGTGTTGAAGATTCTGTTCAGTGTTGCAGACAATTTGGAGAGAAATTTAAAAAAGTTACTCACAACGAATATGTCAAAAGTAAAAAGACTATATGGGCTGCTTATTCGTTATGGTGA
- a CDS encoding type I restriction-modification system subunit M gives MTDNRKEQERAELHRTIWGIANDLRGSVDGWDFKQYVLGMLFYRYISENLSNYINNNEHDVDGNVSFDYAKISDTEAEPTRKELVETKGFFILPSQLFENVHKKAAGDDNLNETLDAIFQSIENSAQGTASEENFKGLFADMDVNSNKLGSSVKRRNEKLVKLMDGIAEMKLGNFQDNTIDAFGDAYEYLMGMYASNAGKSGGEYFTPQEVSELLARITIVGKTEVNKVYDPACGSGSLLLKYAKILGKENVRDGFFGQEINLSTYNLCRINMFLHDIDYDKFDIANADTLIDPKHWDDEPFEAIVSNPPYSTKWAGDSNPLLINDLRFVPAGVLAPKSKADLAFIMHALSWLATNGTAAIVCFPGVMYRGGAERKIRKYLIDNNFIDCIIQLPSNLFFGTTIATCIMVLKKSKPENSTLFIDASKEFVKVTNSNKLTEDNIKKILDAFTTRKEEHYFSHVVKNSEIHDQDYNLSVTTYIEQEDTKEKIDIVALNAEIDQIVAKEQVLRDEIAKIILFFPKYQSKQIQRMTFEEITAQNIGGGTPSKSNPSYWHGNILWASVKDVVREGKFLNRTLDTITEKGLNNSSSNLVPRGWLIMCTRINPGLCSIANKEVAINQDLRGISFKPFVLTKFIYYYFQTLSLAGNGTTVKGISLKELNQLEIPIPPLPEQQRIVSILDRFDALCNNITKGLPAEIEARKKQYEYYRDKLLTFKELKK, from the coding sequence ATGACCGATAACCGGAAGGAACAGGAAAGAGCTGAATTACACCGTACAATCTGGGGAATTGCAAATGATTTACGGGGAAGTGTTGATGGTTGGGACTTCAAACAATATGTGCTTGGAATGTTATTTTATCGCTATATTTCGGAAAATCTTTCAAATTATATCAATAACAATGAACATGATGTTGATGGCAACGTCAGTTTTGACTATGCGAAAATTTCTGATACAGAAGCTGAACCAACTCGTAAGGAACTTGTAGAAACCAAGGGGTTTTTCATCTTACCAAGCCAACTTTTTGAGAATGTTCACAAAAAGGCTGCAGGAGATGACAATCTCAATGAAACTCTTGATGCTATTTTCCAAAGCATTGAAAATTCTGCACAAGGGACTGCCAGCGAAGAAAATTTCAAGGGGTTGTTCGCTGATATGGATGTCAACAGCAACAAGCTTGGTAGTTCCGTAAAAAGAAGGAATGAGAAGCTTGTCAAGCTTATGGATGGCATTGCCGAGATGAAACTTGGTAATTTTCAAGATAATACGATTGATGCCTTTGGTGATGCATATGAGTATCTGATGGGTATGTATGCTTCCAATGCAGGTAAAAGCGGTGGTGAGTATTTTACTCCTCAGGAAGTTTCTGAATTGCTGGCACGCATAACCATCGTTGGAAAAACTGAGGTGAACAAGGTCTATGATCCTGCATGTGGTAGCGGTTCACTTCTATTGAAATATGCCAAGATACTTGGAAAGGAAAATGTTCGTGATGGTTTCTTTGGACAGGAAATAAATCTCAGTACCTACAATCTCTGTAGAATCAATATGTTTTTGCATGACATCGACTATGACAAGTTTGATATAGCTAATGCTGATACTCTTATTGATCCTAAGCATTGGGATGATGAACCTTTTGAGGCTATTGTTTCCAATCCTCCGTATTCGACAAAATGGGCAGGAGACAGTAACCCTCTCTTGATAAATGATCTTCGATTTGTACCAGCAGGTGTATTGGCTCCAAAATCCAAAGCTGATTTAGCATTTATCATGCATGCTTTATCATGGCTTGCGACAAATGGTACCGCTGCAATTGTCTGTTTTCCTGGCGTCATGTATAGAGGAGGAGCGGAACGAAAAATAAGAAAGTACTTGATTGATAACAATTTTATTGATTGCATTATCCAACTTCCAAGCAATCTTTTCTTTGGTACTACCATTGCTACGTGCATCATGGTCTTGAAAAAATCGAAACCAGAAAACAGTACGCTGTTCATTGATGCTTCCAAGGAATTTGTCAAGGTTACAAACAGCAACAAGTTGACTGAGGACAATATCAAGAAAATTCTTGATGCATTTACAACTCGAAAGGAAGAACATTATTTCTCACATGTGGTCAAGAATAGTGAAATTCATGACCAAGATTATAATCTTTCTGTTACCACATATATTGAACAAGAAGATACCAAGGAAAAAATTGATATCGTAGCATTGAATGCGGAGATAGATCAGATTGTAGCAAAAGAGCAAGTACTTCGTGATGAAATAGCCAAGATTATATTGTTTTTCCCAAAATACCAGTCTAAACAAATACAAAGGATGACCTTTGAAGAAATTACAGCGCAAAATATTGGAGGAGGAACTCCCTCAAAATCAAATCCTTCTTATTGGCATGGAAACATTTTGTGGGCATCAGTTAAAGATGTAGTAAGGGAAGGAAAGTTTTTGAACAGGACTTTAGATACCATAACAGAAAAAGGCCTTAACAATAGTTCTTCTAACTTAGTGCCAAGAGGGTGGTTAATTATGTGTACTCGAATTAATCCCGGTTTATGTTCAATAGCAAATAAAGAAGTTGCAATAAATCAGGATTTACGAGGAATAAGTTTTAAACCATTTGTTTTGACAAAATTTATTTATTACTATTTTCAAACTTTATCTCTTGCAGGAAACGGAACGACCGTAAAAGGAATTTCCCTTAAAGAATTGAATCAATTAGAAATTCCAATTCCACCTTTACCTGAACAACAACGTATTGTTTCCATCCTTGATCGTTTTGATGCTCTCTGCAATAACATTACCAAGGGCTTACCGGCTGAAATTGAAGCACGTAAGAAACAGTATGAATACTATAGGGATAAGCTTTTGACTTTTAAGGAATTAAAGAAATGA
- a CDS encoding type I restriction endonuclease subunit R, producing the protein MSLYNLVSTSDESTVVAEYAPTYYTHSDAFQSEALLEKEFISLLTSQGYAYLPIHTEADLIANLRKQLELLNQYEFSEAEWKRFYLECIADPNEGIVEKTRKIQDDYIQILHRDDSSSKNIYLIDKKNIHNNRLQVINQYEENEGTHKTRYDVTILVNGLPLVHCELKRRGIPIREAFNQIKRYQRDSFWASSGLYEYVQIFIISNGTYTKYYSNTTRDSHIKEMGENARKKSKKTSNSFEFTSFWADAKNKVIADLVDFTKTFLSKHTLLSILTKYCVFTSENLLLVMRPYQIAATEKILLRIQTSNNYKQVGTIKAGGYIWHTTGSGKTLTSFKTAQLATALPFIDKVLFIVDRKDLDYQTMKEYDRFQKGAANSNTSTKILQQQLENPKSRIIITTIQKLSVFIKKNKKHSIYHKHVVLIFDECHRSQFGDMHALIVKSFKNYHLFGFTGTPISAVNASSSGNPLLRTTPQVFGEQLHAYTIVDAINDGNVLPFHIDYINTMKMKDSLPDAEVQAINTEKAMSEPTRIREIVTYILEHFDQKTRRNSYYSLRGQRIAGFNSIFAVSSISMAMKYYLEFKRQLAENTKHLTIAIIFSFSPNETDPDDVLPDEDFDTDRLDQTSREFLDSAIADYNATFSVNYDTSVDKFENYYKDVSQRVKNREIDLLIVVNMFLTGFDATTLNTLWVDKNLRQHGLIQAFSRTNRILNSVKTYGNIVCFRNLQKETDEAIAHFGDKDADSIVLLKKYEDYYYGYDENDKHNAGYTELIAELQEQYPQGQQIIGEQKQKDFIALYGAILRMKNILSVFDTFEGNEILSERDFQDYQSTYIDLYRDITETKTISREDINDDIVFEIELIKQVEVNIDYILMLVAKYHDTNCKDKNILVTIDKAIGSSLQLRSKKELIKAFIDKVNVATNVDDDWHRFVSDQKEKELATIISDERLKDKATRKFIDNSFRSGELRTTGTDIDRIMPPISRFGSNNRNTKKQTVIERLTAFFEKFLGII; encoded by the coding sequence ATGAGTCTTTATAATTTGGTATCTACTTCCGATGAAAGTACCGTGGTTGCAGAATATGCTCCGACATACTATACACATTCTGATGCATTTCAAAGCGAAGCGTTGCTTGAAAAAGAGTTTATTTCGTTGCTAACTTCACAAGGCTATGCATATCTTCCAATTCATACAGAAGCAGACTTGATTGCAAATCTCAGAAAGCAATTGGAACTATTGAACCAGTATGAATTTTCCGAGGCAGAATGGAAACGATTTTACTTGGAGTGTATTGCTGACCCAAATGAAGGTATAGTAGAGAAGACACGTAAAATCCAGGATGATTACATTCAGATTCTTCATCGTGACGATAGTTCTTCCAAGAATATCTATCTGATTGACAAAAAAAACATTCACAACAACAGACTTCAAGTTATCAATCAGTATGAGGAAAATGAAGGCACCCATAAAACACGCTATGATGTAACGATTCTCGTCAATGGTTTACCATTGGTCCATTGTGAGTTGAAACGTCGTGGTATACCAATCCGAGAGGCATTCAATCAGATTAAAAGATACCAAAGAGACAGTTTCTGGGCTTCCAGTGGCCTTTATGAGTATGTTCAGATTTTTATCATTTCCAATGGAACCTATACCAAATATTATTCAAATACCACACGTGATAGCCATATCAAGGAAATGGGAGAAAACGCAAGAAAAAAAAGTAAAAAAACAAGCAATAGCTTTGAGTTTACTTCCTTTTGGGCAGATGCAAAAAATAAAGTTATCGCAGATTTAGTAGATTTTACAAAAACATTCCTTTCCAAGCATACCCTTTTAAGCATTCTTACAAAATACTGCGTGTTTACTTCCGAAAACTTGCTGTTGGTCATGCGGCCTTATCAGATAGCTGCAACTGAAAAAATTCTGCTTCGTATCCAGACATCCAATAACTACAAACAGGTTGGAACAATAAAGGCTGGCGGATATATCTGGCACACGACAGGTAGCGGGAAGACCCTGACCTCATTTAAGACAGCTCAGTTGGCTACTGCACTTCCATTCATTGATAAAGTCCTTTTTATTGTTGATCGTAAGGATTTGGACTACCAGACGATGAAGGAATATGACCGATTTCAGAAAGGAGCCGCAAACAGCAATACTTCAACAAAGATATTACAACAGCAACTTGAGAATCCTAAGTCTCGGATAATCATTACGACTATCCAGAAACTAAGCGTCTTCATAAAGAAGAACAAAAAGCATTCAATCTACCATAAGCATGTAGTCTTGATTTTTGACGAATGCCATCGCTCTCAGTTTGGAGATATGCATGCCCTGATTGTCAAATCCTTCAAGAATTATCATTTGTTTGGATTTACAGGTACGCCAATATCCGCAGTAAATGCCAGTAGTAGCGGTAATCCGCTTTTAAGGACAACGCCACAGGTTTTCGGAGAACAATTGCATGCATATACCATCGTTGATGCAATCAACGATGGAAATGTCCTCCCATTTCATATCGACTATATCAATACTATGAAAATGAAGGATAGTCTACCTGATGCTGAAGTTCAGGCAATCAACACAGAAAAGGCAATGAGCGAACCTACGCGAATCCGTGAGATTGTAACCTATATCCTTGAACATTTTGATCAGAAGACTCGTCGAAATAGCTATTATTCATTGCGAGGACAACGCATTGCGGGGTTCAATTCCATATTTGCCGTGAGTTCCATCTCAATGGCAATGAAATATTACTTGGAATTCAAAAGACAACTTGCTGAAAACACAAAGCACTTGACCATTGCAATTATCTTTAGCTTCAGCCCAAACGAAACCGATCCTGATGATGTACTTCCTGATGAAGATTTTGATACAGATCGACTTGACCAAACTTCCAGGGAGTTCCTCGATTCTGCGATAGCTGATTACAATGCTACTTTTAGCGTCAATTATGATACATCGGTAGATAAGTTTGAAAATTACTATAAGGATGTCTCACAACGGGTAAAAAACCGAGAGATCGATTTGCTTATTGTCGTTAACATGTTCTTGACTGGATTTGATGCAACGACACTAAATACCTTATGGGTTGATAAGAACTTGAGACAGCACGGATTGATCCAAGCTTTTTCAAGGACAAATCGTATTTTGAATTCTGTCAAAACATATGGGAATATTGTCTGTTTCCGTAATCTGCAAAAGGAAACTGATGAAGCCATCGCTCATTTTGGTGACAAGGATGCCGATAGTATTGTACTTCTGAAGAAATATGAAGACTATTACTATGGGTATGATGAAAATGATAAGCATAATGCAGGCTATACTGAATTAATAGCTGAACTACAGGAACAATATCCACAGGGACAGCAGATAATCGGAGAACAGAAACAGAAGGATTTCATTGCTTTGTACGGTGCAATTCTGAGAATGAAGAATATTCTGTCAGTATTCGATACCTTTGAAGGCAATGAAATACTTAGCGAAAGGGATTTCCAGGATTATCAGAGCACCTATATTGATTTGTATCGTGATATCACCGAAACCAAGACGATTTCTAGGGAAGATATCAATGATGACATAGTCTTTGAAATTGAATTGATCAAGCAAGTTGAAGTCAATATTGACTATATTTTGATGCTGGTTGCAAAATATCATGATACCAACTGTAAGGATAAGAATATACTCGTTACCATAGACAAGGCCATTGGTTCAAGTCTTCAATTACGAAGCAAGAAGGAATTGATCAAAGCGTTTATTGACAAGGTCAATGTAGCTACCAATGTAGATGATGACTGGCATAGATTTGTTTCAGACCAAAAGGAAAAGGAGTTAGCAACAATTATCAGTGATGAGCGCCTAAAGGATAAAGCTACTAGAAAATTCATTGATAATTCCTTTAGAAGCGGAGAACTTAGGACAACTGGTACAGATATAGATAGGATTATGCCTCCTATTTCTCGATTTGGTAGCAATAATAGAAACACAAAGAAACAGACTGTCATTGAACGATTGACTGCTTTCTTTGAAAAGTTCTTGGGGATTATATAA
- a CDS encoding abortive infection family protein produces MLQNKNILSILDGDKDFGNLELNGVESNIKISMPYLSGPVLCNISKKFGLSVTYGGNGGAKSRWVYLADLFTYCIQHKTESDLLEFLFSKGQFADRLRGQTSENIEYAYTQIVKKVIGQINGDLYFGGNELVQIGRGFVVRKIGTSVTIDAPTVKNIDRSYIADLSERAMQDILDENYDSAITKSRTLLEEVFCYVIEKKGELPSESGDIGKLYTQVKQLYHMHQDKDMDKRINSLLSGLEKILSAIAEMRNKGSDSHGVGSKRIKIASHHARLFVNSAMTMADFVLSVGEKNDG; encoded by the coding sequence TTGCTCCAAAACAAAAATATTTTATCTATTCTTGATGGTGACAAGGATTTTGGTAATCTTGAACTCAATGGAGTTGAGAGCAATATAAAAATATCTATGCCTTATTTAAGTGGGCCGGTTCTCTGCAATATATCAAAAAAGTTTGGACTTTCGGTTACATATGGTGGAAATGGTGGCGCAAAGAGTAGATGGGTGTATCTTGCTGACTTATTTACCTATTGTATACAACATAAGACTGAATCGGATTTGCTCGAATTTCTATTTTCTAAGGGACAGTTCGCAGACAGGTTAAGAGGGCAGACATCAGAAAATATTGAATATGCTTATACTCAAATTGTAAAAAAAGTAATTGGACAGATCAATGGAGATTTGTATTTTGGTGGTAATGAACTTGTGCAAATAGGTAGGGGGTTTGTAGTTAGAAAAATTGGTACATCCGTTACTATTGATGCCCCTACTGTAAAGAATATTGATAGAAGTTATATAGCAGATTTGTCTGAACGCGCAATGCAGGACATTTTGGATGAAAATTATGACAGTGCCATTACGAAATCAAGGACATTGCTTGAAGAAGTGTTTTGTTATGTTATTGAAAAAAAAGGTGAGTTACCATCTGAAAGCGGAGATATTGGAAAACTTTATACTCAAGTCAAACAACTTTATCATATGCATCAGGATAAAGATATGGATAAACGAATTAATAGTTTGCTTTCAGGACTTGAAAAGATTTTATCTGCAATAGCCGAGATGAGAAATAAAGGAAGTGATTCTCATGGTGTTGGATCAAAACGAATTAAAATAGCTTCTCATCATGCTCGTTTATTTGTAAATTCTGCGATGACAATGGCTGATTTTGTGTTATCTGTTGGAGAAAAAAACGATGGATAA
- a CDS encoding DUF4352 domain-containing protein yields MNKKKSIKDIMLYLFLFIIILIIINTISEPKSTTNNSEEEIINYNVGDIVKFENMEVKLLSAEIIGDKLTSNNIFVEDKNTDGKFVKVRFNVSNISKKEIEFNYFTDRNHPNIYDSEEREYKYIDNMENYLSEADIATNSLFENTKIQPGFDKNFEAIYEVPNNSKDLKIRINSLNYSNKTQKDILLGF; encoded by the coding sequence ATGAATAAAAAAAAATCGATAAAAGATATAATGTTATATTTATTTTTGTTTATTATTATTTTAATAATTATTAATACTATATCAGAACCTAAATCTACTACAAATAATTCAGAGGAAGAAATCATTAATTATAATGTTGGAGATATTGTAAAATTTGAAAATATGGAAGTTAAATTATTGTCAGCTGAAATTATAGGAGATAAGTTAACTTCTAATAATATATTTGTTGAAGATAAAAACACTGATGGTAAATTTGTAAAAGTAAGATTTAATGTGAGTAATATTTCAAAAAAAGAAATTGAGTTTAATTATTTTACTGATAGGAATCATCCAAATATATATGATTCAGAAGAAAGAGAGTATAAATATATTGATAATATGGAAAATTATTTATCAGAAGCTGATATAGCTACTAATTCTTTATTTGAAAACACAAAAATTCAACCTGGCTTTGATAAAAATTTTGAAGCAATTTATGAAGTCCCAAATAATTCTAAGGATTTAAAAATACGTATAAATTCACTTAATTATAGCAATAAGACTCAGAAAGATATTTTATTAGGTTTTTAA
- a CDS encoding LysR family transcriptional regulator, protein MLDFRIKTFIAVCKYMNYTKASEKLNLTQPCVSQHIHYLEDYYGVKLFTFDNKRLQLTKAGNQIYNAMLSFHHDELRLKENAQLAEQAPKRLRFGATLSVGGYYLPQKLIHFLEGNPNLQIDLTVMDTKDLLARLNSGEIDFALVEGYFPKTEYEHMLIKREDLVAVRGANYPMKAIHTIEELFSYHLFVREQGSGTREVLARYLRENGYSLEHFTQVSTINDLHLIVQIVEHNLGISFLYRSVVQDEIEKGLLVPIEIPFYHVFHEFNFIWGKGSIFSASFRKLCHKIIGREVLLLRLDDNSTFSLHFLIFLPMQD, encoded by the coding sequence ATGCTGGATTTCAGGATCAAGACATTCATAGCTGTCTGCAAGTACATGAATTATACCAAGGCTTCTGAGAAGCTGAATCTCACACAACCCTGTGTTTCACAACATATCCATTATCTTGAGGATTACTATGGTGTCAAACTGTTTACCTTCGACAACAAAAGGCTACAGCTTACAAAGGCCGGAAATCAGATATACAATGCGATGCTTTCTTTTCACCATGATGAACTTCGTTTGAAAGAAAATGCACAGCTTGCAGAGCAAGCTCCCAAACGTCTGCGTTTCGGTGCAACCCTTTCTGTCGGAGGCTACTACCTGCCACAGAAGCTGATCCACTTCCTGGAAGGTAATCCGAATCTTCAGATTGATCTGACGGTCATGGATACAAAGGATTTGTTGGCTCGTTTGAACAGCGGAGAAATTGATTTCGCTTTGGTAGAGGGGTATTTTCCCAAGACTGAATATGAACATATGCTCATCAAGCGGGAAGATCTGGTGGCAGTCCGTGGTGCAAATTACCCAATGAAAGCGATACATACTATCGAAGAGTTGTTTTCCTATCACCTGTTTGTCCGTGAGCAAGGTTCAGGGACAAGGGAAGTCCTAGCAAGATATCTTAGGGAAAATGGTTATTCACTTGAACATTTTACCCAAGTTTCGACGATCAACGACCTGCATCTCATTGTACAGATAGTAGAACACAACCTAGGTATCAGCTTCCTTTATCGATCTGTTGTACAGGATGAAATTGAAAAGGGGTTGCTTGTCCCTATTGAAATTCCTTTTTACCATGTATTCCATGAGTTCAACTTCATTTGGGGAAAAGGTAGTATCTTTTCGGCTTCTTTCAGAAAGCTATGCCACAAGATTATTGGACGGGAGGTCCTTCTACTAAGGCTTGATGATAATAGTACCTTTTCTCTGCATTTTTTGATATTTCTTCCAATGCAGGACTAG
- a CDS encoding SGNH/GDSL hydrolase family protein, with protein sequence MNQVKNILCYGDSNTWGIDYTTGGRVPFPERWPNVLQQELGSSYHVIEEGMNGRTTVYDDPLDDCPEAKNGKKSLIPCLRSHFPLDMVILMLGTNDLKLQFFVDVDSIADHIGELVTMTREELQVRQGSVPPVMIVAPMPLGPTIESSSFCSAFGGKKALAPSIELASVLGKKAKDLSCAFIDAGKIAQPNTVDAVHFTKKGHHTFALAVAKEVRDLL encoded by the coding sequence ATGAATCAAGTGAAAAACATACTTTGTTACGGAGACTCCAACACGTGGGGCATCGATTATACTACCGGAGGAAGAGTCCCTTTTCCCGAGAGATGGCCAAATGTCCTGCAGCAGGAATTAGGATCTTCTTACCACGTCATTGAAGAAGGCATGAACGGACGCACGACTGTCTACGACGATCCTCTTGATGACTGTCCGGAAGCCAAGAACGGGAAGAAAAGTCTTATCCCTTGTTTACGATCACACTTTCCGCTTGATATGGTCATCCTGATGCTTGGAACCAATGATTTGAAGCTACAGTTCTTCGTCGATGTTGACTCTATTGCCGACCATATCGGAGAACTGGTAACAATGACCAGAGAAGAACTGCAAGTCCGACAGGGGAGTGTTCCTCCTGTTATGATCGTTGCTCCGATGCCTTTGGGCCCTACCATTGAAAGTTCTTCGTTCTGCAGTGCCTTCGGAGGAAAGAAGGCACTTGCTCCGTCAATTGAACTTGCATCCGTATTGGGGAAAAAGGCAAAAGACCTTTCCTGTGCATTCATTGATGCAGGCAAAATAGCGCAGCCGAATACAGTCGATGCCGTACATTTTACCAAGAAAGGTCATCATACTTTTGCATTGGCTGTTGCAAAGGAAGTAAGGGACTTGCTTTAA
- a CDS encoding sulfide-dependent adenosine diphosphate thiazole synthase: MLEYTISERIADTYYAKFKSALHSDAIIVGAGPSGLICSYFLAKQGYNVTICERKLTPGGGVWGGGMFFNNILVQEAAAHVLEEMQIPLPEPKDGFYTLDAVFLASTLISRAVGAGVKILNMISAEDVVFASDDSIAGVVLNWTPVQRDRMSVDPLMAVCRCVLDATGHPAEVVNTLLRKNDIKLQTATGKVMGERSLKVRDAEEATVKHTGEVYPRLFVSGMAANAVYGAYRMGPVFGGMIRSGKKAAGLMAKVIEGPEPVYS, from the coding sequence ATGCTGGAGTACACCATTTCGGAACGTATCGCAGATACGTATTATGCCAAATTCAAGTCAGCTCTTCACTCTGATGCCATTATCGTCGGCGCAGGACCATCAGGACTGATTTGTAGCTATTTCCTTGCAAAGCAAGGATACAATGTCACCATATGTGAACGGAAACTGACGCCCGGCGGCGGTGTATGGGGCGGCGGTATGTTTTTCAACAATATACTCGTGCAGGAAGCAGCTGCCCACGTATTGGAAGAGATGCAGATACCACTTCCGGAACCAAAGGATGGATTCTACACCTTGGATGCCGTATTCTTGGCATCAACTCTGATAAGCAGAGCTGTAGGGGCAGGTGTTAAGATCCTTAACATGATCAGTGCAGAAGATGTTGTATTTGCATCAGATGACAGCATTGCTGGTGTCGTCTTGAACTGGACACCTGTCCAGAGGGACAGGATGAGCGTTGATCCTCTGATGGCCGTCTGCCGATGTGTGCTTGATGCAACGGGACATCCTGCAGAAGTCGTCAATACCTTGCTGCGAAAGAATGATATAAAATTGCAGACTGCAACCGGCAAAGTAATGGGAGAAAGATCCCTGAAAGTCCGCGATGCTGAAGAAGCTACCGTCAAGCATACAGGGGAAGTATATCCACGCCTGTTTGTCAGCGGTATGGCTGCCAACGCGGTCTATGGAGCCTATCGCATGGGCCCTGTATTCGGTGGTATGATACGGTCCGGTAAAAAGGCCGCAGGACTTATGGCGAAAGTCATTGAAGGACCCGAACCTGTTTACTCATAA
- a CDS encoding helix-turn-helix transcriptional regulator, with amino-acid sequence MNEVLAHNIYMQLKQLKKKQTDLAENLGISKQTVNKMLNGGRTITAHELKQIADYLEVPMEELVKISDSSKPKAPLKAFMGRVSSTQGKEGIRIAEKLIQIYLFHAKYQKEAFKKWRNEEWSDE; translated from the coding sequence ATGAATGAAGTGCTTGCACATAATATCTATATGCAACTTAAACAACTAAAAAAGAAACAAACTGATCTTGCTGAAAATCTTGGGATTTCTAAACAGACTGTTAACAAAATGCTTAATGGAGGAAGAACGATAACTGCACATGAGCTCAAGCAGATTGCAGATTATCTTGAGGTGCCAATGGAGGAATTGGTCAAAATTTCTGATTCTAGTAAACCAAAGGCGCCACTTAAGGCATTTATGGGTAGAGTTTCTTCTACACAGGGAAAAGAAGGTATCAGAATTGCTGAAAAACTGATACAGATTTATTTGTTCCATGCAAAATATCAGAAGGAAGCATTCAAAAAGTGGCGGAACGAGGAATGGAGTGATGAATAA